GAAAAGAGCCTGAAACCAGGCGGCGATAGGAGGGTGCGGCCCGAAAGGGTTGACCCTCCCCGAAGGAAACACGGGCGACCGTGGAGTACGAGGGGAGGTGACCGGGGTTGCACCGTCCGTCTTGGATCACGGGGCAGGGAGTTCACCCGAGCGGCGAGGTTAAGGGGGTCAACCCCGAAGCCGCAGGGAAACCGACAGGTCCGCAGCCCGTAAGGGCGAGGGACGGGGTGTGAAAGCGCCCGGAGTCGCTCGGGTGAGACCCGAAGCCGGTCGATCTAGCCCGGGGCAGGGTGAAGTCCCTCAACAGAGGGATGGAGGCCCGCTAGGGGTGCTGACGTGCAATTCGCTCCCGTGACCCCGGGCTAGGGGTGAAAGGCCAATCGAGGCCGGCGATAGCTGGTTCCCGCCGAATTATCCCCCAGGATAGCCCGGCCGGAGGTAGGCAGTGGGGTAGAGCACTGATTGGGGGTTTAGGGGGCGAAAGCCTCCGGCTCCCTGTCAAACTCCGAACCCACTGCCGCCGTAGATGGCCGGAGTAGGGGGGCGGTGTAAGCCGTCACCCGAGAGGGGAACAACCCAGACCGGGGTTAAGGCCCCAAAGTGCCGGCTAAGTGTTACTCCAAAGGGTGTCCCTGGCCTTAGACAGCGGGGAGGTAGGCTTAGAAGCAGCCATCCTTTAAAGAGTGCGTAACAGCTCACCCGTCGAGGTCAGGGGCCCCGAAAATGGACGGGGCTTAAGCCGGCCGCCGAGACCCCGGCGCACGGACCGATTGGTCCGTGATCGGGTAGGCGGGCGTGCCGATGGGGCGGAAGCCGGGCCGTGAGGTCCGGTGGACCCGTCGGTATTGCGGATCCTGCCGGGAGTAGCAGCATAGCCGGGTGAGAATCCCGGCCGCCGTAGGGGCCAGGGTTCCACGGCAATGTTCGTCAGCCGTGGGTTAGTCGGTCCTAACCCGACCCGTAACTCGGCGTCGGGGAAAGGGAAACGGGTTTATATTCCCGTACCGCGGTGGTAGGTGCGGCAACGCAAGCCCGAGGGGTGACGCCTCGGGGTAGGCGGACCGGTCCACAAGGCCGGCTAAGCGTATAAGCCCGGGGAGTGCCGTAATGGCGAGAACCGGGTGAAAGCGCGAATGGCCTCCCGTAAGGGGGGTTCCGCCGATCCCTGGGGCCCGTGAAAAGCCCCTCGGGAACGATCCACCGCGACCGTACCGAGAACCGACACTGGTGCCCCTGGGTGAGAAGCCTAAGGCGTGTCGGGGGAAACCCAGCCGAGGGAACTCGGCAAATTGGCCCCGTAACTTCGGGAGAAGGGGTGCCTGCGGGTGTGTAACCCGCAGGTCGCAGTGACTAGGGGGGCCCGACTGTTTAGTAAAAACACAGGTCCCAGCTAGCCCGAAAGGGTTTGTACTGGGGCCGACGCCTGCCCAGTGCCGGTATGTGAAGCCCGGGTACAACCGGGTGAAGCACCGGTAAACGGCGGGGGTAACTATAACCCTCTTAAGGTAGCGAAATTCCTTGTCGGTTAAATGCCGACCTGCATGAATGGCGTAACGAGGTCCCCACTGTCCCCGGCTGGGGCCCGGCGAAACCTCTGCCAGGCGCATATGCCTGGGACCTCCGGTGGGAAGCGAAGACCCCATGGAGCTTTACTGCAGCCTGCCGTTGCCGTACGGCGGGGGGTGCGCAGCGTAGGCGGGAGGCGTCGAAGCCCGCCCTCCGGGGCGGGTGGAGCCGCCCATGAGACACCGCCCACCCTCTGCCGTACGGCTAACCCGCGGAAGCGGGGACAGCGGTAGGTGGGCAGTTTGGCTGGGGCGGCACACCCTCGAAAAGGTATCGAGGGTGCCCTAAGGTCGGCTCAGGCGGGTCAGGAATCCGCCGTAGAGTGCAAGGGCAAAAGCCGGCCTGACTGGACCCGTAACAGAGGCGGGTCCAGCCGCGAAAGCGTGGCCTAGCGAACCCCTGTGCCTCCCCGGTGGGGGCCAGGGATGACAGAAAAGCTACCCTGGGGATAACAGAGTCGTCTCGGGCGAGAGCCCATATCGACCCCGAGGCTTGCTACCTCGCTGTCGGCTCTTCCCATCCTGGCCCTGCAGCAGGGGCCAAGGGTGGGGGTGTTCACCCATTAAAGGGGAACGTGAGCTGGGTTTAGACCGTCGTGAGACAGGTCGGATGCTATCTACCGGAGGTGTTGGCCGCCTGAGGGGAAGGCTCCCCCAGTACGAGAGGAACAGGGAGCCGCGGCCTCTGGTCTACCGGTTGTCCTACAGGGCATAGCCGGGCAGCTACGCCGCAGCCGATAAGGCCTGAAAGCATCTAAGGCCGAAGCGGCCCCCGAAAACAGGCGGCCACTCCTGGGCGTTGGGCCTGGGCGACCGGTCCGTTGCCCAGGACGAGGGCCCGGGAAGAAGACCCGGTTGATGGGGCGGGGATGTAAGCGGGAAGGGAAACCGACCCGTTCAGTCTGCCGCTCCCAACAGCCCGAGTGCTACCGGGCGGGACGTCTGAGAGACCAGCTCGCCTATGCACGGCCCTCAAGCCCCAATAATCCTTCTGAAAATTCTGTTCTCTGTGATCGTTGTGATTAACTGCAATGATAAGTATTGATTGCGTTCCTGTTTATTCTGATAGCAACTGTTAAATTGTTGCTTATTGAGATCTTTTGGTGGTTTGCATGAGGTTATTGATTCTTGACCTTGATGGAACTCTCTGGGATCATGAAGACGCTTCTCGACTTACTCCACCCTACGAGTTTCATGGCGATTACCTCGTCGATGCCTACGGTGAGGAACTGCACCTTTTTCCAGGCGTCCGCGAGTTTCTTGACTGGGCCAGCGAACGCTTTCTCCTCTCAATAGCCAGCTGGAACGTGGAGGAGAAAGTGAGGCCCATCCTCGAAGGCTTTGGCCTCTGGGACTACTTCCTGTTCCCGAAAATCGAGGGACACCCCAACAAGGCGGACATGATACGAAGAACCATTGAGGAGCTCGAATCGATTGGTTATACAATCGACGACGTCATCTACGTTGACGATAGGGCAATCCACGTGGACAAGATTAAACAGGAACTGCCAGATGTTGACTTCATCCACATGTGGGTTGATGTAAAGTCTTTTGAGGAGCTTAAACAACTCCTTGAAAAGCTGGACTGAGGTGATTGAAATGGAACTTCTTATCGTCAAGGACAAAAGAATAGACTACGACGGCTCTGCAATCCAGAGCCACTGGGCCTACAGAAACTTTGGAATCCTCGGCGACTCGATAGTGATCTTCCGCGGGAAATGCGACGTTAAAGTGGAGGAGATGATTGACATCGAAGACCTCCGTCAGAGCAAGGAGATAAAGAGCCACGACATGGTGCACTACATCATCGAGGTTTTTGACCTTGTAAACACACTCTTTGCCTCGACGCTCCAGAAGCTCTTCATAGCAAGGCTGTGCGAGGTTCTGGGTGAGTACGGAGTAAAGACTCAAAGGAAGGGCGACGACATCTATGTGAACGGAAAGAAGCTCAGCATCTCGATAGCCACGGTCTCTCCCGTCAGTGTGAAGATGCACATCGGCATAAACGTCGAGGCCAGGGGAATTCCAGAGGGCGTTGACGCGATAGGCCTGAAAGAGCTTGGGGTAACCGACGTTGATGAGTTCATGGAGAAGACTGGTAAGGCCCTCGTTGAGGAGTTCAACAAGGTAAAGAGGGACAGCCTCAAGGTAAGGTGGGCTCAGTAGAAGAAATAGAGTAGAGACCCAACGAGGGGAACCGCGAGGTTGTCGTCCACCCACGGCTGGTATTCAGCCAGCATGAGCACGAATGCCCACCCTATTTTTCCTATTGTGCTCCCTTCGAGAAGGGCAATCGCGATTATAACTGCCGTTACTAGGTAGCCTAAACTCCCAGTCCAGTGCTTTTTGAGCTTTACGTTGAAGCCGTTCCGCCTGAAGTAGTGGTGCCTGATTATCCCGGTAACTCCGTCGCTTATTGCCATCGCCAAAAGCAGGGCCGTTGAATAGTTTCTTGGCATGAAGTAACTTATTCCAGCGGCGGAAAGAGCGAAGAACACTTCACCGTAGTTGTTCTGGAGCTGATACCACGAGAATTCGCTCCGTTTTAGGTGGGGCCACAGCTGTGTGAGGCCGAAGGCGAAGGCCGCTGGTGCGAATACCTCTTTCGGAATGAGCCCATAATAGAACATCAGTATTGCTGGAACAATGCTGAAGTGTATGAGCTTCCTGTTCACCCAGGCCCATTCCTGCCCTAGGTACTTTGTAAACCAGATCGTCCCGACTATGATTGAAGCTCCAATAACGGCATAGGGAACCCAGCTGAAGTCCACGTTATTTCACCAAAGATGAAAAGCGTGAGGAGGGTTATATACCTTGCTCATCCGAAGGCCTTATGCACTGCCTCTAGGGCGTTTACGAAATCCCCAGCGTGCACAACGATATACCACTCTCTTGTTCTCGTCAGCTCTCCCCTCGACTTTCCGATCAGCTCTCCGTAAAGGCCCTGGATTCTTATCCTGGGCTCTGTGGTCGTTAGCTTCAGCGTTATCTCCGTTGGCTTTCCGTTTTCCCAGATCACGCCGACTTTTAAGCCCGCTTTCGTCTCCTTCCTCTTCTTCAGCCCGAGCTTTAGGTAGCGGAGCCTCTCCTCTGGAACCCCATTCTCCTCTGCTTTCTCTCGTAGGTACTCATCCGCTAGGGTTAATCCATGAAGTCCGAGGGCGTATCCGAAGACTGGTATCCCGAGGTCTTTCCTGCTTCTCCCCTTGTAGGCGTAGACCTCTATTCTGCTTCCAGAGCCCTTTGAAGCCAGCTGAATTCCCATGGCCTCTTCGTCTTTGAAAGCCCCGAACTCCTCAACGATGTCCTCGTACGCTGAGAATGGGAGCGAAAAGCTCGCCCACGTTCCCCAGAGCCGCGGTGGCACGGAAAGAAAGCCCCTCTCCTCAAGGTGGTACTCCATGGGCTTTGGCTTCAGCACGAGAAAGCCCTTCTCAGTTACGTCTAGTTCGATCACCGCCCGCTCTTCTGGGAGGAGGGCGAACTTTCCATCGCCCTCATAGTCTCTTGCCTTCAGCAACCTCGATTCCCTAATTTTTCTGTGTTCTCTTGAGCTTACGACAACTGGAACGGGTGTTTTTCTTCCGCTCTCTTTATCGTACGGCACCTTGAATCCTGCCTTCAGGAGCTCTTCCTGTATCTCCAGCGACGCCGGAAAGAAAACTTGGCTCCTTAGAAGTTCAACTTCCACTTCGATCACCGTTTTATTTTTCTGTCGTCTTGTTTTTACCATTAAGCTTTATAACTTTTACCCTTAATAACGTAGTTTTGAACCGGCCGTAACCTTAAAAGGGCATTCCACGAGCTAAGCGCGGTGGTGAAAATGGTTCACTGGGCTGACTACATGGCCGAGAAGATCATCAGGGAAAGGGGCGACAAGGAGGAGTACGTGGTAGAGAGCGGAATAACCCCGAGCGGTTACGTTCACATAGGCAACTTCCGCGAGTTCTTTACCGCTTACATCGTTGGACACGCCCTCAGGGACAGGGGCAAGAGGGTCAGGCACATCCACATGTGGGACGACTACGACCGCTTTAGGAAGGTTCCCAAGAACGTCCCACCCGAATGGAAAGAGCACCTCACGAAGCCGGTCCGCGAGGTTCCGGACCCCTGGGGCTGCCATGAGAGCTACGCGGACCACTTCATGAGCCTCTTCGAGGAGGAAATCTCAAAGCTTGGCATTGAGGCTGACTTTCTCCACGCGAGCGAGTTGTACAAGAGCGGCGAATATGCCAAGGAGATAAGGCTCGCCCTTGAGAAGAGGGACGAGATAAAGGCCATTCTCGACAAGTACCGCGAGAGGGCAAAGCAGCCGCCACTCGAAGACTCCTGGCAGCCGGTCATGATCTACTGCCCACACTGCAGGAAGGAAGCTGAGTTCGTCTCCTGGGACGGCGAGTGGAAGGTGTCTTATAAGTGCCCCCACTGCGGCGCTGAGGGCGAGACTGATATCAGAGAAGGCAACGTCAAGCTCCGCTGGCGCGTTGACTGGCCGATGAGATGGGCTCACTTTAAGGTTGACTTCGAGCCAGCGGGTAAGGATCACCTGGCCGCTGGAAGCTCCTACGACACTGGAAAGGAGATAGTGGAGAAGGTCTTTGGCTGGAAGGCACCTCTGACACTCATGTATGAGTTCGTCGGCATAAAGGGCCAGAAGGGCAAGATGAGCGGGAGCAAGGGTAACGTGATTTTACTTTCCGACCTCTACGAGGTTCTTGAGCCCGGAATAATCCGCTTCATCTACGCAAAGGCCAGACCGAACAAGGAGCTGAGGATAGACCTCGGCCTCGGTCTGCTCAACCTCTACGACGAGTTCGACAGGGTCGAGCGCATCTACTTCGGCCTTGAGCATGCAAAGAATCCCGAAGAGGAAGAAGAGCTGAAGAGGACGTACGAGCTTTCGATGCCGAAGCTCCCGGAGAGGCTGGTGGCTCAGGCACCCTTCCGATTCCTGGTTACCCTCGTCCAGATGCCGCACCTCGATGAGGACGGGATAATAAGGATTCTCCAGGAGCAGGGCCATGTCCCGGAGAACCTCACCGATGATGACATCGAGAGGATAAAGCTTCGCATACGCCTGGCCAAGAACTGGGTCGAGAAGTACGCACCAGACGACGTTAAGTTCTCGCTCCTCGAAAGGCCTCCCGAGATAGAGCTCAGGCCCGAAATTAGGGAAGCAATGCTCGAAGTTGCAGAGTGGCTTGAGGAGCACGAGAGGTTCAGCGTCGATGAGCTGAACAACGTTATCTTCGACGCGGCAAAGAAGCGTGGTA
This sequence is a window from Thermococcus kodakarensis KOD1. Protein-coding genes within it:
- the lysS gene encoding lysine--tRNA ligase yields the protein MVHWADYMAEKIIRERGDKEEYVVESGITPSGYVHIGNFREFFTAYIVGHALRDRGKRVRHIHMWDDYDRFRKVPKNVPPEWKEHLTKPVREVPDPWGCHESYADHFMSLFEEEISKLGIEADFLHASELYKSGEYAKEIRLALEKRDEIKAILDKYRERAKQPPLEDSWQPVMIYCPHCRKEAEFVSWDGEWKVSYKCPHCGAEGETDIREGNVKLRWRVDWPMRWAHFKVDFEPAGKDHLAAGSSYDTGKEIVEKVFGWKAPLTLMYEFVGIKGQKGKMSGSKGNVILLSDLYEVLEPGIIRFIYAKARPNKELRIDLGLGLLNLYDEFDRVERIYFGLEHAKNPEEEEELKRTYELSMPKLPERLVAQAPFRFLVTLVQMPHLDEDGIIRILQEQGHVPENLTDDDIERIKLRIRLAKNWVEKYAPDDVKFSLLERPPEIELRPEIREAMLEVAEWLEEHERFSVDELNNVIFDAAKKRGIPSKEWFKALYNIFIGKDRGPRLAPFLASLNREFVIKRLRLEG
- a CDS encoding DUF366 family protein — translated: MELLIVKDKRIDYDGSAIQSHWAYRNFGILGDSIVIFRGKCDVKVEEMIDIEDLRQSKEIKSHDMVHYIIEVFDLVNTLFASTLQKLFIARLCEVLGEYGVKTQRKGDDIYVNGKKLSISIATVSPVSVKMHIGINVEARGIPEGVDAIGLKELGVTDVDEFMEKTGKALVEEFNKVKRDSLKVRWAQ
- a CDS encoding magnesium-dependent phosphatase-1, with the translated sequence MRLLILDLDGTLWDHEDASRLTPPYEFHGDYLVDAYGEELHLFPGVREFLDWASERFLLSIASWNVEEKVRPILEGFGLWDYFLFPKIEGHPNKADMIRRTIEELESIGYTIDDVIYVDDRAIHVDKIKQELPDVDFIHMWVDVKSFEELKQLLEKLD
- a CDS encoding membrane protein: MDFSWVPYAVIGASIIVGTIWFTKYLGQEWAWVNRKLIHFSIVPAILMFYYGLIPKEVFAPAAFAFGLTQLWPHLKRSEFSWYQLQNNYGEVFFALSAAGISYFMPRNYSTALLLAMAISDGVTGIIRHHYFRRNGFNVKLKKHWTGSLGYLVTAVIIAIALLEGSTIGKIGWAFVLMLAEYQPWVDDNLAVPLVGSLLYFFY